A region from the Chanodichthys erythropterus isolate Z2021 chromosome 5, ASM2448905v1, whole genome shotgun sequence genome encodes:
- the zgc:123010 gene encoding uncharacterized protein zgc:123010 yields MVGLMKFSLDFCRLLGLSGSSDERPEEMDTGALPGQNDDTLSQDVLNGEEGLSDEEKARRKAERRKAKRKRQRQRKKLERVKKDESTEQGEENAGADSELDESEDSESEEVEVIGLSKVEEKPVAPPSTSPSGPPLASGNKSNRQPTARSSEEDPGWDVNSAFVANAVSHIRPKAKSKGAYKSKENKENESRTGEDIGLSDAKTKRSAILVEKGIRFVQEGQYTQAVSLFTEAIKCDPKDYRFFGNRSYCYCCLEQYPLALADAEKSIQIAPNWPKGYYRRGSALMGLKRYSEAEKAMEQVLKLDQDCEEAVNDLLYCKVQQLTDLGYDEEQSIHLLEKYNTVQAVVAAKASNQDCALLQPGPCNSLWVGNVTTELTEKHLRDLFKIYGEIDSIRVLHERFCAFVNFKNANMASRAMENLNGHFIENTRLVVRYPDRRIQKVLPTPAIQQPAGAAGPRRRGPVNGDECYFWRTTGCHFGDRCRYKHIPDHRGKDWQP; encoded by the exons GCTCCAGTGATGAGAGGCCAGAGGAGATGGACACAGGTGCCCTCCCCGGGCAGAATGACGACACACTCTCACAG gaTGTCTTAAATGGTGAGGAGGGTCTTAGTGATGAGGAGAAGGCCAGAAGGAAAGCAGAGAGGCGCAAAGCCAAGAGGAAG cgTCAACGGCAGCGGAAGAAACTAGAGCGGGTTAAAAAGGATGAAAGTACTGAACAG ggGGAGGAGAATGCTGGAGCTGATTCTGAACTCGATGAGTCTGAGGACTCTGAGTCAGAGGAGGTGGAAGTTATTGGCCTTTCAAAGGTGGAAGAGAAGCCTGTCGCTCCTCCAAGTACCAGTCCTTCCGGACCTCCTCTGGCTTCAGGGAACAAAAGCAACCGGCAGCCGACGGCCCGTTCTAGTGAGGAG GACCCAGGGTGGGATGTGAACAGTGCTTTTGTTGCCAATGCTGTCAGTCACATTCGACCCAAAGCTAAAAGTAAAGGAGCTTACAAGTCGAAAGAGAACAAGGAAAATGAGAGCAGGACTGGAGAA gacATTGGCTTATCAGATGCTAAAACTAAAAGAAGTGCCATTCTAGTAG AAAAAGGGATTCGATTCGTTCAAGAGGGCCAGTACACACAAGCGGTTAGTCTGTTTACAGAGGCCATCAAGTGTGACCCGAAAGACTACAG gttttttGGGAATCGCTCCTACTGCTATTGTTGTCTGGAGCAGTACCCTCTGGCCCTCGCAGATGCCGAGAAGTCCATCCAGATTGCTCCTAATTGGCCCAAAGGCTATTACCGTAGGGGAAGTGCACTTATGGGGCTTAAG AGGTACAGTGAAGCTGAGAAAGCCATGGAACAGGTGCTAAAACTAGACCAAGATTGTGAAGAAGCCGTCAATGACCTCTTGTACTGTAAAGTGCAACAACTTACG GATCTTGGATATGATGAGGAGCAGAGTATTCATTTGCTGGAAAAATACAATACAGTGCAGGCCGTTGTTGCAGCGAAGG CTTCAAATCAGGACTGTGCTCTCCTCCAGCCAGG TCCTTGCAATTCCCTGTGGGTGGGCAACGTGACCACAGAACTGACAGAGAAACATCTGCGGGACCTTTTCAAAAT TTACGGAGAAATTGACAGCATTCGGGTTCTGCATGAACGTTTCTGTGCATTTGTTAACTTTAAGAATGCCAACATGGCCTCCCGTGCAATGGAGAACCTCAAT GGACATTTTATTGAGAATACCCGGCTAGTGGTTCGATATCCAGATCGACGGATTCAGAAAGTCCTCCCAACACCTGCCATTCAACAACCTGCAGGGGCTGCTGG GCCAAGACGCAGAGGTCCTGTCAACGGAGATGAGTGTTACTTCTGGAGGACCACCGGTTGTCATTTTGGAGATAGGTGTCGCTATAAGCACATTCCCGATCACCGAGGCAAAGACTGGCAACCTTGA